The following proteins are co-located in the Carassius gibelio isolate Cgi1373 ecotype wild population from Czech Republic chromosome A9, carGib1.2-hapl.c, whole genome shotgun sequence genome:
- the LOC128019486 gene encoding nectin-1-like, which produces MENCYKQMNRSLCCYGCFMEKETVMLLVLFLSPVICVRISDGKVIGQDTTVIYGENATLLCHLTETDDDLTRIIWKKKTRENPEETPFFVIRPGGKTEHKDGLMNRVQFIGNFAEKNGSIQLLRMRLLDEGIYTCTFSLFPSGPLETDINVIVFARPEVNIRGEAPVAGYLEVKLASCFASNARPEAEVMWRLGDLENSLRTETNHTINPDGTVTVVSYLRGVPLKHLNKKNIQCVVKHNTQKDELVLDYTINIHYPPESVVIIPDSPKNAKEFRCIVDSNPEPTSYMWTRESTYYYEGNKLPVPKLSPDINGLYICNASNQYGSSLGSLFISVHTESSTVCWGLFGFVICCAVLVVVVVIFRYKREWIGVPQNSTDQETQDSREQQRQEDVQNESEMESLSDQRH; this is translated from the exons ATGGAAAGGTTATTGGCCAGGATACAACAGTCATATACGGAGAAAATGCCACTTTGTTGTGTCATCTGACTGAAACCGATGATGATCTAACCCGTATTATATGGAAGAAAAAGACACGAGAAAACCCTGAGGAAACCCCCTTCTTTGTCATTCGCCCAGGGGGCAAAACTGAACACAAGGATGGATTGATGAACAGAGTACAATTTATTGGGAACTTTGCAGAGAAAAATGGATCAATTCAGCTGCTCAGAATGAGGCTTTTGGATGAAGGGATCTACACATGTACCTTCAGCCTATTCCCTAGTGGGCCATTAGAGACTGACATCAATGTCATCGTTTTTG CTCGTCCTGAGGTTAATATAAGAGGGGAGGCACCTGTTGCTGGATATTTGGAGGTGAAGTTGGCATCGTGCTTTGCCTCTAATGCACGGCCTGAAGCAGAAGTGATGTGGAGATTAGGAGATCTGGAAAACTCTCTGAGGACTGAAACCAATCATACAATAAACCCAGATGGGACCGTTACTGTTGTGTCCTACCTACGTGGTGtcccattaaaacatttaaataagaagAACATCCAGTGTGTGGTGAAACACAACACCCAAAAAGATGAACTTGTGCTGGACTACACAATAAACATCCATT atcctccTGAGTCAGTGGTTATAATTCCTGACAGTCCAAAAAATGCTAAAGAATTCAGGTGTATAGTGGATAGTAACCCAGAACCAACCAGCTACATGTGGacaag AGAGAGTACTTACTATTATGAAGGCAACAAGCTTCCTGTGCCTAAACTGTCCCCTGACATTAATGGCTTGTACATTTGTAATGCGTCAAACCAATATGGAAGTTCATTAGGTTCCCTGTTTATCAGTGTTCATACTG AATCCAGCACCGTCTGTTGGGGTCTGTTTGGTTTTGTCATCTGCTGTgctgttcttgttgttgttgttgtgatatTCAGATACAAGCG ggaATGGATTGGAGTACCACAGAATTCCACTGATCAGGAAACACAG GACAGTAGAGAACAACAAAGACAGGAGGATGTTCAGAATGAAAGTG AAATGGAGAGCCTTTCTGATCAGAGACATTGA